The following is a genomic window from Anaeromicrobium sediminis.
TTGTGCCACTTTATCATCTGATCTATTAGAAAGTGAATTGTTTGGATATGAGGAAGGGGCCTTTACTGGAGCTAAGAGGGGTGGTAAAAAAGGCCTTTTTGAACTAGCACATAAAGGTAGTTTATTTTTAGATGAGATTGGAGAATTACCTGTGGACACTCAGGTTAAACTTTTGAGGGTATTACAGGAAAAAGAGGTAATGAGGATGGGTGGTATACGTGTTATTCCTGTAGATGTAAGGGTTATTGCAGCAACCAATAGGAATTTAAGGGAATTAATGGAAAAGGGGAAATTTAGAAGTGATTTGTATTATAGATTAAATGTATTACCCTTATATTTGCCTCCTCTACGAGAGAGGAAGGACGATATTCTTTACTTGATAAAGGATATTTTAAATGAAATATCTATGGGCAATAAACAAATTCATACTGAACTTTTACATATATTAAAGAACAATTATTGGGGTGGAAATATAAGAGAATTGAGAAATTGTATAGAATATATGGCATACATGGGGGACGAAGTATTAACCATAAGGGACCTTCCTCCAGATTTCAGTAAATCAGATTGCTCAAATGAAAAAATAGAAGAAGAATGGTTATTTTCTCAACTACATATGGAAGATAATAATATAGCAAAAGAAATATTAAGTATTTTAAAATATAAGAATGCTGGAAGAAGGGCCATATACGATGAACTAATTGAAAGGAATTATAACATATCGGAACATAAAATTAGAAACATAATGGATTTTTTAAATTCTAATGAGTATATAACATATGGTAAAGGTAGAAAGGGTTCTTTCTTAACTCATAAGGGAAAAGAAGTTACGAGAAAAATTAAATAATGGGATGTTAATGGGATGGTATAAGGGTGAAAAAACTAATACCATCCCGTTTTTGCTATGTTTTAAATCTTTTATCACCTAATAAATAAAATTTTTTTTTGTCTAAGACATATTAATTAGTAAAAGAAATTCCTAGGCTGTAGAAATTTTTTTAATTAGATTATTCAATTAGTATATCCATATTAAAGCTGTTGGTATAAATATTGCTTTTCTAAGTTAGTGAAATATTTCATACAAAGGGAGGTGATAGATATGCCAAATGAAGAATATGTAAAAGAAGTATTTGATTATCTTCATTCAATACCTGAAACAGGACTTAATGAATTTAAAACCTCACAATTTATTGGAAATGAATTAAAAAGATTTGGATATGAGGTTATAGAGAATATTGGACAAACGGGAATAGTTGCAATAATGAGGGGTTCAGAAGATGGGGTATGCTTAGGTGTAAGAGCGGATATGGATGCACTTGAGTTCGAAATGGAAGGAAAAAAGACAAATATTCATGCTTGTGGACATGATGCAAATTGTACCATGGTATTAGGAGCAGCAAAGGAAATATCTGAAAAGGGTATATTAAAAGGAATAATAATGTTCATATTTCAACCGGCTGAAGAAATATCAAAGGGAGCAAAGCTGATTTGTGAATCCAATATACTTCATGACGTAGACGAATTAGTAGGAATACATCTTAGACCAATTGAAGAGGCTAAATTAGGCGAAGGGACTCCGGCCCTATATCATGGGGCTTCAAATGCAATAAATGTGGAGATATTTGGATTAGAATCCCATGGAGCAAGACCCCATTTGGGGATAAATGCCATAGACGCTGCTTCCTTATGTATTAATGCAATTAATTCAGTAAGGGTTGATCCTAGAATTGCCCATTCTGCTAAAGTTACTAAAATAAGTTCATCTGGCTCAGCTCATAACATAATTCCTAGCAAGGTAAGCATGACCCTTGATGTAAGGGCTCAAAATAACCAGACGATGGATAAATTGATAGAAGCCATTAAAAGGGCTGTTTCCATGAGTGCTCAATCAATTGGTGCAAAGGCTAAGATAGAAGTTCCAGCAGGTGTTATAGCAGCTGAATATGACAGGGGGATGATTGAATCTGCTAAAGAATCTATAATAGAGGTACTAGGAAGTTCTCTAGATCCTATTGTTACTCCTGGGGGAGAAGATTTTCATTACTATAATAAGGCTCTTAATATAAAGTCCACCTACATAGG
Proteins encoded in this region:
- a CDS encoding amidohydrolase, encoding MPNEEYVKEVFDYLHSIPETGLNEFKTSQFIGNELKRFGYEVIENIGQTGIVAIMRGSEDGVCLGVRADMDALEFEMEGKKTNIHACGHDANCTMVLGAAKEISEKGILKGIIMFIFQPAEEISKGAKLICESNILHDVDELVGIHLRPIEEAKLGEGTPALYHGASNAINVEIFGLESHGARPHLGINAIDAASLCINAINSVRVDPRIAHSAKVTKISSSGSAHNIIPSKVSMTLDVRAQNNQTMDKLIEAIKRAVSMSAQSIGAKAKIEVPAGVIAAEYDRGMIESAKESIIEVLGSSLDPIVTPGGEDFHYYNKALNIKSTYIGLGADLVPGLHHPQMAFDLKALEYGKDIIIKFIEKRLG